A segment of the Solea solea chromosome 14, fSolSol10.1, whole genome shotgun sequence genome:
CTAGAGAAGGGTTGGGCATGGACACGGACAAAGCAGGAAATCTACTCAGGAAGCGCGATATTGAAGACATAATTCGTAACTACGCCTGTTCAGATCGTCAGGATGATCTTCGCTTCTCCACTGACCTTACCAATGACGAACGCAAACAGATCCACCAGGTAGCTCAGAAATATGGCTTACGAAGCAAGTCATATGGACAGGGGCGGCAACGGTTTCTCATCGTCAGTCGCAAAGTACGCAAAGACCAGCTCATTGGTCAGCTTCTACAGGAAGGACAGGTGGGACGATATGAGCTTGTGAAGCCTCAGGCCTCGCACTAACTTGCATGCAAAGCAAAGGAGGAAAAAGGGCAGAGTTTGCCATTGACTTGGACTCCAGTGCAAATCACTGTGCAACTGCTTTGTTGATAGATGCGAGACAGACTTACAGCACAGTAACAAATGAGAATCAGGTATCGCCTGTGGTTTCTGCATTCCTTTGCCATCAAGTGTATTTTAGCTTTAGCAGGAGCTGTAGGATGAGTCATTTAAATTTCCTGCCATTCCACGTTCTATATCCGTTTCACTTTTGCACAAGCTTGTGTTCAGTGCTTTGTGGTATCGTGTCCTAATCGAGCTTCAGTAATGTTAGGACTACGGGGAAAAAAATTACAAGGGTTTTGTCATCAAAATAAATTTGTTTCATGGCTGTTCAAGGAACCTGATGGAATATGCAGCTCTACTGCTCACTTGTGAGTGCTGGacaattgattcattcattagaCAGACTTTGTCACACAGTAGCCATTTGCTCATACCAGTCTCACTTAAGCAACGTCTCTGGTCAGCAATTCCTGCAATGTTGTCCACTCGTTCAACTCACGGAGGTCATTGTAAACGTACACGCTGCGTCCATTATATGAAAACATTCACATGGAAACTGTATGCTGTGATCTTCGTTACGTGTCTAACGTGCTGGTTTATGTGAGTACAGTTAACTTGTCTGCTTGTTTTCACAGCTGTAAAATCGGAATAAATTAAACCTGAATAATAGGCTGGACTTGATTCACATGCTTATTTGTGTACTggaatttagaaaaaaaacagacacttggtgtatatttatttttatttacaagaaaatgtacaatttgtTACATGGGTTACCAGTGCAAAGTTTTATAATCTGAAAACAGATACCATCCTGTTTAACAGTATTATCAGCTGATTTGTAAGATTGTAAAATGGCATAAAAAGGTCAACACTGAAACAAAGTTAAGTGCCCAGAAAGGGTATGAAATCTCTAGTTTCAGTGTTGGGAGATACCTGGTCACCAAGAGCTAGATCACTTTTAAAATCCTAGGCATGGTATTACAAGTACAATTCAGAGAAAGGCATCTGTTGAGTTGACAACTTGTTAAGAGTCGTGGATTTcaatgccattttttttttttttttaaatcctactGAAAGGCTTTCAAAATacagaaagaaataaaaccaaCAGAAGTGAAACCACTGAAACAGAAGGGGGGGAACACTCAGGaacagctttctttttttttggaaatatggATTTCTGTATCTACACAGCAAAACCACACAGCAAGCACATCTAATTCACTGTCTCAGAATCATCCAGCCAGTTGAAAAAACAAGTAGAAAAGTGTGTACTGAGAGACCagctgtttcctttttttttacggaaaaaaaaaggagactgGGGGCATGTAGCAAGTAACCCAGATATAACAAGGTACATTAACTTTTAACAAACTTATGCTATCGCCCAACAATAGCATTCGGTAGGAGTGAATGCCACAACACAACAGCATACAAACTGAGCAACAGTTATGGGACAAATATATTGAGAAGGATTTTAAGATGTGTCATTATTTGTGTAATCACTTGTTTTCTTGATCAGTGGTTTCTTGATTCTGGGCCAGACACCGTTCACACTCCCGACATCAACAGGGGTCAACAGTCACGCCAACTCTGTTCAACAATAGCAGAAACCCTCTTCTCGTACTCCCGCTTATTTTCCTGGTACAGCTGCGCTGCCTGGCTATTGGCTGGACTGTTTGGGTTTGGCTCGTCCAGTAAAGACTTTAAATATAGAAAGGAGAATGTTGGTCGGTTTCTCATGATAGATTTCAGCCACAACAGTCATTTAACAACGGGCAACACATTTCATACtaggtatttttattttctcactaACCGACAAGATTCCAGTCTTTTCTTACTATGCATTTGCACATTATGAGTGTTAAATTACCTGTATTGAGGTTAAGATTGAAGAGACATCATAGGTTGGACTCCAACGATTCTGAAGTATATCTAAGCATATGCTGCCATCTGCGTACACTGAGGAACAGATAAAAGCTTTTAAATggttgactttttttcacttaggataaataaacaaatgtaataacTTTGCATATCTGTAACTGACATTATTCCGACGATCATCCCTACAGGTAGTGAAGTACATACCATTTGGATGAAACATTTTGGAGACAAATCGCACTGTTGGTGGTTTATTTGGATATTCCTCTGTGAATTCAATGGTAAGTTTGAAAGTTCCTGAAAGTGAGAGGTAAGAGCACTATATGAATATACACAACTGAACGCAATTTTAAAGCCAGCTAATAAATGAAGAGCTGCATTTGATTCATTTGTTCACAGCTGATGAAGACGAGGAAGTAAATCCAAAACAACAATTTGGCTCCTTGAACATCGAGCACCATTCTTGTATTTTGCACCACAATTTGATAAAGGTGCAATAACTTCAGTAGCTTACTGTTTGAGGAAAAACCTTAACTTATCCCTGACACAAAATCGATCAGATCCATGTAGGACACCTGATCAGTTGTgaagttaaaaacaaactctCGTATGACATTTCTATTGACGTAACCTAGCTTCCAAAAACTCAATGCTCAAGAGTCTTCATGAAAATTTGATGGTTTATCTAATAGGAATAATAGATATGAAGAGATTCAGCAAGAACTTACCATCTTCAAAAGGTGTTCCTTCAGGTCTAAAAGACAGTTAACAGATTTGTTAGGTTGTTAATCAATTTGCAAAAAGCTTCAAAACACTTTTCATATGCTCTGATAAGACCAACCACAGAAGCTGCTGACATACActacaactttattttatttatttaaaaaaacaagtgaacaaCAATTATTAACAAGTGAACTTAACTTACCCAAAAATGACAGCATTCCATACCATGATATTGTTTTCTGATGGGGCCCCACTAACTCCAGCTGGAGGATCCTCTTGCAGTCTACAAGGTTCAATAAAAGCACACTGATAAAATATGTGTGATTTTAACcagcaatatactgtatattgcccATGTTATGGAGCTAACAGGGCAGAtaattaataacatgaaatagtGGTATTCAGGTCTCTCCTGTACATATCAGCAACTAGCGAAAGCCTGTGGAATACAAACTGCAAGTATGTGATGCCTTTTAATAATGAACTCACTCTCACAGGACTTACAACTGGCTAATCCATCAATGTAGTAATGCAgcaattttaataataattattttataaaaacaaacaaaaagaagaacccTGCATGATCCTCTTAACATTTAGTGTCACATGTTTGTCAATGCTTCCCAGCTGTATGACCAGCAGCAGACAAAAATACAGTCAATGTACATAGTTTTACAGTGGAGACCTGAGGATTTCCCCATAGTTttagctgaaaaaaaaatacattttactacTACTGCATTCATACTTTCAGTATCCAAGGTGAATGACATTAAGACCTAGTCATATACTGACTTTAATACTGAGATATGCTGTATTAACGTTATAGCACTTAATATGTACTTTTGCTATTTGCAATCATAAAGCAAAGATAGTGAGGAAATGCTGCGCGTTAAAtcaatttgtttttacatgattGATAACGATAGCAACATTCGTGTTTATTGGTTATAAGGGTCAGGTTGAGTTGATGTAATGAGGGGGACAGTGGACAAAGCAGGATTAGGTCTTGGTCTTTGTGACCATGAGTGATGCTGAAGTAGGGATCAAGAAACCATGTGCCACGACAGACCGTGTTGTGTCCGTAAGCTTTTGACTGCATGGCAGATGGCTGCTTATCCTCAGGCTTGGACAGTGATCTGTGCAGGTCCCGGGATCGCAGTAGCCTTGCTCGGTCTGCATTAGGACAGTAAACTTATATCCAAATGTCTCATCTGACCCTGAAGGACTATCTGGACAGTTACTTTGACCCGCATCACACAGACTATACACAAACAGTCCGTAACAGATTTTTTTCgataaatattaataacaatcaCGTCCACCACATACATTCATAAACCGAATTACACCAACACAAGCCAGTTGTAAGCATACGTTGCCCAACAACATCGTTAATACTGGCTGCCTTGCTGTTGTCAGCGCCCAATCAGGGACGTTAAAATTGACCGACAAATGTCAAGAACTTAACAAACATAATTTTAAGAACGCTGcccaaaatgtaaaatgtgtaccTCATCCGAATATAACTAATATTTGTAACCAATCAGTGTTTACATATGTATCAGAACTCGATTGTGTTTTAGTTTGGAATAAAATGTAAGCTAACTATGACAAGCTAACATTAGGTTGCTAACGCTGGCCATAGCTACTTCTCTCTTGTTTTCCTTCCGCTTACCGTTTAAAATCTCTCATTAAACGTCGTCTTGCTGGAGTTGACATCCTGTTTACACACAAATCTCGCTCCTTGGCATAAAAGTGAGCGGTTCAAATGTGAAGAAACGTTTTTGGTGATAGACTTGGACTTAGCTCCTAGCAGGCTAAGCGACGATTGCTAGTTTGACAAATAATTGGCTGCCTCTGCTAGGCTAAGGGCGCTACCACCTGGCAATACAGGGGGGGGCATTAACGTTGAGTCGCTCTAATTCGGCGAGCCACACAGCTGCATAAACACAAACTAACAGCTTCACCTACAATTGTACTGCTAGATACAGACGACTACTCATTTAAGCTGGTTGAAAGTGATATGAGCAAAGCTGGAATCGTTTTTATGTGATCTATACCACCCGGCCTCTTCACTTGTACGATTCTAGCGAAAAATACGTCATATGTTTAGCACCCATGTTCAGTTGGTTGCGAACAcgacacatgtttttttttacggtcATAATATTTTATccgtttatttttatttttgcaaactCTTTGATGAAGACAATCATTAGTTAATTAAGTACACGATATTCGTGGCTTACACTGTCTGTATTTTAGTATACAGTAACACTAAAAGACCACTAGGTGGCACTCAATTATACACAGAACAGTCAACCTTGATGTGTCTTGCGATTATGAACAAATATTCCATTTCTAACATTAATAGATATTCACATATAAATGTGCCACATTGTAGACAAAACGTCATACATATGTTTTGCTGAAAACTAATAGCTATACGCACAGTTGTCATTTTATTAGGGATATCCGAGAGAAAACGAATTCAGTCCATTTCAACAGTCCTATCTTCAGGCTAGTTTCATAAACATCAGGTGGTGAACGGGTAAAGGAGTTATTAATAATGTATATAACGCATATATGCAACAATAGAATGGATGTATAGAAGATAGTTCATATTCCATAATTTCCTCTTTCAATCTCAATGTCCCATATGGTCTAGCGGTTAGGATTCCTGGTTTTCACCCAGGCGGCCCGGGTTCGACTCCCGGTATGGGAACATTCGTTTTTCTAATGCAGTAATAGTTCGACAACGTAAAACCCCCATCgcatatgtttttattaagtttttttAATATTGGGCAATTTAACACTGCGTTTTACCGACGTGGTTCATCATTTCCAGAGAAACTACTGCAGACACCGCCCTCTCAGAGGAGTTAACCTCATTTGCTATCTCCGCTCTGGACATTCCCGGAAGATTCCTAATCCCACTTAAAAGCTATCTGGTGAGACGGCAACACTCGTCGTGGTCTTACGAAGTGAACGCGGATTTCTTCGTCACCTTTTACTACCGATTTGTCTTAATATGACCCGGTCGTGTTGACACAATTGCCGGTGAAGCCACACCTGTGACCGCTTACTAAAACTTAACCTTAGACTGTTTAACGGTCCACACTAATATACTTATGGGTGATTAGGAAGAGACTGGTGACTCATAGTATACACTTTTTAAAGCAGCGTGCCAGGACGCGGACGGtgaacaactttttttttcatagcgTGTTTCTTCTCATTGTTAAACACTGACGCCCGACGTCCTGGCTAACTGACTCCTCTCACTGGACTCGCATTGTACCACCACCAGGCTGCAGCCTAACCTTGGTCCGGGGCCAATCATTTCCCAGGAAAATGTGACTGTTAGGAATTCCCCACGCATCAGCCCCTGTCGGAGAAAACTGCAACCTTGTGTCAGGGAGCGAAACTGGAGAGCAgcgggagggaggagggaaactGCCTAGCCGGCGACGACGGTGCGATGATGTTGCTGCTGTACCGTTTTGACTCCAACTGGCACCGGGGATAATAATATTTTCTACCGGTCGGCGAGGTTCATGAGGACAGACACTTCACTGCCTGTTTATGGCCAGGGAGCCATGCTGTGCGGGGTGACAACTTCTAGCTAACAGGGTAGGTCCACTTTTCAGTTATTATTACCTTATTTCTTCTGTGGCCAGTATGTTTTCATGCCAGCATTGCTAACACTTCCCGGTGGTTGCATTTTAAGTTTCGAATTAGGGCACGGCCCAAAACGTTAT
Coding sequences within it:
- the ube2a gene encoding ubiquitin-conjugating enzyme E2 A, with product MSTPARRRLMRDFKRLQEDPPAGVSGAPSENNIMVWNAVIFGPEGTPFEDGTFKLTIEFTEEYPNKPPTVRFVSKMFHPNVYADGSICLDILQNRWSPTYDVSSILTSIQSLLDEPNPNSPANSQAAQLYQENKREYEKRVSAIVEQSWRDC